The DNA region ccaccatcttgtTGAAGGCCATTGAAAGCCGGCCTACGCCACTATGCtatcttcatctcctccaaggtggtggtgccatcAACGACGTGCCAGCAGACGCCACCGCGTTTGGGTGCAGAGATTGGGATTTTGCATGTGTGATCACTGGTGTTTGGCCTCGTGATCAAGATGGGAGTAAGCAGGCTACAGCTGCTGTGTGCTGGGTGTATGAAATTGCTGAGAGATTGCTGCCTCTCAGTACTGGCGCCTATAGTACCGATCTTGGGCCAGACCCCCGTGATGCAGCTCTGGCAGCCAAAGCCTTTGGGCCAAACCTTCAGCGACTTGCTCGTCTCAAACAGCGATGGGACCCCAACAACGTATTAGCCTATTCCTACCCACTCCCGGCACCGCCTAAAGATCCAAaactcatcgtcctcgtcaccGGTGAAAGCGGCGCTGGTAAGGACTTTTGTGCTGGAGTCTGGGTCTCTCTCTTCACCAAGAACAGCATCACGTCGAGTGTCTCAAGCATAAGCGAAGCGACTAAACGCGCATATGCCACAGCCAGTGGTGCTGACTTGAACCGCCTCCTTGAAGATCGTGACTACAAGGAGCAGCACCGAACGGCATTGACGACGTTCTTCCAAAACCAAGTTAACGAACGGCCTCAACTCCCACGGGAACATTTCCTTGAGGTGGTGCATGGTGCAGATTCCGATGTATTGTTCATCACGGGCATGAGAGACAAGACGCCTGTAGTGGCATTCTCCCACTTGGTGCCTGGTAGCAAGCTTTTGGAGGTCAGAATCGAGGCCAGTGAGAAGATTCGACGGGTTCGCCGGGGATTGGAGACGAGCGGTGACACTGATGAGAGAGTTGAGAAGCACACGCCCAGCATCACGATCTCTAACAATGCAGAAGGGAAGTCTGCTGCGATAGCCGCTTTTAGTAGGCACTTGCTGCCCCTCATGCTTCCATCCCTCCAACGTCTGAGAGACATAGTCCGCCAGATCACTGACTTTCCAAAGACTGACATCAACTTTCGTCATATCCTTGGAGTCTCCCAGACCCGTGGTGGATTATCGCTCTGCACATCTCTTCTACAGACACATTTCACTGGTGGTTGGTCGCAAATCTCGTCGATTGTATGTGTTGAGACTGGTGGTTTCATCTTTGCTTCTGCACTGGCGTTGAAAGTGGACGTCCCGCTCGCTCTGGTGCGTGAGAGGGGCAAGCTGCCACCGCCAGTTGTTTCCATGGCCAAGGACGTATCGCATATCTCAGGTATAGCTGGAAATAAGGAGCCTAATGAGGTCATGATTGAAATGGAGGTCGGTGTCATCCCCAAGGGCGGAAaggtggtagtggtggaCGATGTGCTCGCTACTGGAAAGACACTTTGTGCGGTACTCAAATTATTGATCAAAGCTggggtggagatgaagaataTTTCTGTGATGGTTGTGGCCGAGCTTCCGTTTCACAAGGGCAGAGAGTTGTTGTACAATGAAGGTTTTGGCAGCGTCAGCATTCAGAGTCTActggtttttgggggtgctTAGAGCACAAATAGAAGCATAGCACGCGGGTAAAACGATTCATGCTAGGTACTAAACTTGCACATCTTCAGACTATTTAATCGCAAGCCAGAGTCATTCCATCATAAGAGCAAATGCAAATCCACAAAATCAAATCCGCCCAATCCCCCCGCGTCCATTCTTCGTATGTCCAAAAGGTCCGCTACCGCCCCTACTATCCTTCCCCTCATCCCAGTGAGTGGGAATGCCGTCGTCATCTCCAAGCCAgtcatcacccccatcgtcatcacctCCATTCCCAGGCCAACCAGGGAAGCCACCAttgtccccatcatcatcaccgccatcatcatccccaccaggattcccatcatcaccaccgtcaGATCCAGAGTCGGATAGTCAACTGTTCCCTGCGGTCAAGCagacaccaccatcgacgTCCCAtgcatcaacacctccactCTTGGCAGTCAAAGTCGCAGCGAAGACGTTGATCTCCTGGGTGGTCTCCTTGACCGGCTCGTAATGCAGGAGGTAAAACAAAACGATAACATCAGGACTGCCCTTGACAATGATGGAGGCAAGAGAAGACCCcgggatggggttgttggccaGCACAACCGGCTGCGGCTGGGTCACGGCGCCAGATGCATCGACTTTGAGCCGGAAGATCTGGTTTTGGAGGTCGGTCGTGTAGAAAGCCCAGAAGTTGGATTTGTCATCGACGGCGGTAATGGCTGAGTGagcggagagggtgatggttttATCGTTGATGGAGTAGGTTGCGTAGTCTGTGAGCAGGATGTTAGAAGAAATAGGGTATGTACAGAAGCTAACAGAGTCGGGGGTAAAAGTGGGGACTGACCGTTGggtccttgatcttgggagGAACCAAGTTCGAGTTTGTCATactggaagaagacgacCGGGTCGTCTGTGtcggtggggttgttgtagCGGATGACTTCGATTCCTGGCTGAGGGGGCACGGCAGTGAGGGCTGTGCCGACGAGAGGGGGGTCATCCAGGGGCGGGTTGCCAGTCTGCCATTTGTAGGTAGGGCTGTGGTTGACTAGGACGATGTTGCCTGTGTCCGATGTGTCCTGGTAGTACAAGCAGACGAAGTCGTAGCCTCCGTGGCTGACAAGGCGGACAGCGGCGAGCTTGGAGTAAGGGGCGCACTGCCATCTCTGGTCGTAAAGCTCGCCTTCAGCCCATTTGGTTCCGTTGAAGTATATGTCGCGGAGGTAGTTTTGCTTgtcgacgaagaagacgaggcgTTTGGCGTTGTAGTAAATGGATTTGGAGTTGATGGCAGCGAGGGGAGTGAAGCGCTTGGCGGGAGCGCTGCCGGACTCTTTGGTGAGGCCTATGCCTGTTTGGTCGCCAGTGACTTCGTAGGTTGCGGGATTGCCAGCGAGCTTTCCCTTGATTTCAACAAGCTCGCCGTTGTAGGTTTGGGCGTAAGTGAAGATCTCGCCTGCATCGTTGACGCAGGCTGCGAGAGCAGTGTTTgggaggaagttgaaggACATCTTGATGATTGGGGATTGGATGGTATGGAAAGATTCTTGACTTGTGATTGATGCTGTTATTTCAGCTGACAGTTCTTGCTGGATTGTGAGTCTTTGTATACTTTTTGACCCACGGCGAGGAGCTCACTGCCCTCAGTACCTAGTATGGCTGTGTGCTTCATCGATTTCTACGTCTGTCATCCTTTTAGTGTCCCCGTTCTTCAGTGAAGATATCAAAACAATGGGTACATGCAAGAGGAGACTTCCCATTGGGCTTTGGGCAACCTGCAGATTCCCCTCAACACATCCCGCAATTTTCCTTCCGTCAAATAGCATCGCCTCACTACATCTGAGCAGTCTTCGGGCCTCTCGCTCAAGCCTTGGCATTCAGTCACAAGGTCGCAGTATTGCCCTCTGAGATAGGATCAGCCCTCAGAAATGAAGCTGAAAACGTCGCCAAATTCCTTCAGATTCACCGAACCCAGCTGAAAATCCCTAAAAGGGAAAGATTCTCGCTTGTAAAGGTTGTGAATAAATGCATGCACTAGGAAACAGGGACAAGATCACCACCCGGCAGACATGGCATTGGAGTTGACAATTTTGTCTCAGCTGGCCACAATTGCGAGCATCATGAAATGATGCCGTTTTTCATGACCGTCATGTTCTTGGAAGTAACACCGCATATTTGACGAGCCGGAATAAATGTCCTGAAGCACGGGATTGGTGGCTTGTTTCTCGGCCCGTGTCTACATCCCTTTTGACCCCTCATCATGGTGCATAACCGACGGGCTGGACAGCGGCTGTCCCGTTGTCAGAACTTTGTGTCCAGTAGGTGGTCAGAACTTTGTGTAGGAGTGGATTGTGGCGCTGCTGAAAGAAGGATGCATGACAACTAGGTCGAGTTCACCGATGGATTCTCGTTGAAGCTTAGTCTCTACATGTTGGTGTGTAGAGTGGTTGTGAATACGGTAATGAATGATGGAGACAATCACTGAGGGCGTCTGCTGGCAAGGAGACCTACTTCTGACGCGTAAGCAGTGAGAACATTTCAGGGGCATAGATATGATACTTACTACCTTGGGAGAAAGAAATACTCGCAGTAGAGACTTGGGGCTTTTGCTATAAGAGGCTGAGTTTTGACGCTCTTCCCTCTCCTACAGACTGCAATAGATAAACACATTCGCTGAACATCAAGACTTCTAAATCTGGTTTCTCCACTCATCGATTGCCATGTCTCCTGTCTACCCTGTGACGGGCATCAAAGCCGGCGTTACTGGTACCACAGTCCCCCTCCGTCTAGAGGTGGACACCTGGTATCCCGGCCAAACACCCGAACACCTCATCCAGaacaacctcttcatctGGGCCCTCCGCTTCCTCCAAGAGCGTGACCCCGATCACAagctctccttcttccagaTCGCCGGCATACATGGCATGCCATACCAACCATGGGATGAAGACACAGACGCCATCACTGCCAACGAGGGCTACTGCACCCACGACAGTCTCCTCTTTCCCTCCTGGCACCGCCCTTACATGCTTCTCTACGAGCAAGTCTTGTACGAAATCATGGTCAAGCAAGTAATTCCCCAGCTCCCAGAAGATAAGCAACAGGAATGGACGGACGCTGCTGCCACTTGGCGTCTCCCCTATTGGGATTGGgcccagaagaagacgcGAGAGGGGCAGGATGAGACCCTGTACGATGTCCCACTCATCACCAAGCAGCCTAGAATCAGTGTCATCGATCTTAAGGACGGGGTGACTGTGTTTTACATTGATAATCCAATGTATAAGTTCACGATGCCTGATGAGGAAAGGATGGGTTGTTTCGGGATTGGCGACATCCAGGACACTgacgccaacaacaacatcacgaCCATTCCGGTATGACTTTTGTCCCAGTCAAAGATTTCATCACACTAACAACCGCTAGTTCTCCAAGGCTCAAGCAACCTCTCGCTGGGCCACTTACGAGCCCGAATCCGACACCGTCTCCACCCAATGGACCGAGGGCACCGTCCGCAACTCTCTCATCACTTCCACACTCAACGAACATCCTTGGTACGGTAAAGGCATTGACAACGTTCCCCTCGCTGAGATGGTCTACCGCCTCTACGTCCACGACTACATTGCCTCCTACACCCAGTTCGCGACCACCAAATTCCGCACCTCCCCCGACTATGACCCCGGCTCACCAGCCGCCTACCTCAACCTGGAGTATATCCACAATAACATCCACAACTGGACCGGCGGCTTTGACAAATACGTCGGCCACATGGCCGAGCCCGCCGTCGCGGCCTATGACCCCATCTTCTGGATGCACCACGCCAACGTCGATCGCCAATTTGCCCTCTGGCAAGGCATCTCCCTCTTGGATCCCACCAAAAACTGGTTCGAGTCACGCAACGAGCAGCTGCAAGACGACGGGAACTGGTACATCAGAACCGGTGACCTCgacaccccctccactcccctcGCTCCTTTCCACAAGGATGCCGAAGGCAACTACTACACCTCGGACGACGTGAGAGACATCCACAAACTAGGCTACACCTACCCTGAACTCCAACCCTGGCTAGACAAGTACAAAGACACTCACGGCAACTTCGACGCGAGCCTCTATGTGGCCGACATCAAAGCCATGATCAAAGCCATCTACTCCCCAGGCGAAATCGGCGCCCCGACCGagatctcctccatccctcGCTCCTTAACCAGCCCCCTCGGCCAACCCGACTTCAACAAAGACATAATCGTCAACGTCACCTACAACCGCTTCGCCCTCAACGGGATCCCCTACACAATctacttcttcctcggcgccccctttcccctccctcctacTCCGACCCCCTtcacacccacccccaacacgTCGGCTTCATTtacaccttctccaaccccatccaccgCAACCGCGCCGCCCCCGGCTGCGGCAACTGCCGCCGCAAAGCCCTCACCGACACCAAATCCCGCGCTCAAgtccccatcaccggcgcGCTCATCGCCCGACACCCGGCCATCCACAACGGCAACTTGCCTCACGGTATTCATGAGCTGCCCAGCTTGGAGTCCGACACTGTGGGGGAGTACCTAGAAAAACACCTGCATTGGAGCATCCGATCTGTAAGTTTTATCGTCCTTTGTTTACTCTGTTTCTTTGTTGGGGTTAGTCTCGTTTGTTTAGCGCACCCGTTGGCCCCTTTATTGCCCCTATCTAGCCCCTGAGCAGGGGTTGTCGGGTGGACCCACTTTGCCCGCAAAGCGTCTGTGGTCAACATGCTGATGAAAATGGATGATAGCACACTGGAAGCGATATCGATATCCCAGAGGAAGCTCCTTTTGTCGAGATCTCTGTGTATCACCGCAATGCCAagtttgatgatgtgggCAACGCAGCGCGGTATGAGCGTGTCGAGCGGGCTACTCGGAGCAAGCCAGGGGGGTATCGCTCTGTGACTGCTTGATTTCTCTTTgtgcttttcttctttctttggCTTCCTAGGTGCTTCCTGATGTGTGGGAGATGATAGGGGTCCAAGATTGCCAGCTGGACACAGATGATGGAAGCTGGTGCAGCCCAACTGCGCGCACGGCTCAGACGGCTGCGGGATCATCACCGAAATGACTTCTTAGCAATGCTGCCTCGCACTTCCAATCATGCAATGTGACCATCCTTCTGCCACCTCTTTGCTTTTCCAACCCACTACCATCATGTTCCTTGTCGCtctcaccttcccctccagcTCTCCGCATTTCCGTTTCCTGCCAGAGTTTCCATTGCACGCACCTCCCCGTTCTAGCTCCCATCTGGAAAAGATCCCAGGATGCAACACAAACACATCATATGATGGCTTcatccttccccttcttcgaGAATCTGCATCCCATATCCGGTTTCTGACGGCCTCAAACTGCacttctccccatcccaaaccgaAATCCTTCacgagaaggccaagaatcCCATTTGATGATCCCTTGCCTGCCCGAGAATTGGTACAACCAGCGATTACAAAAGAATCCATCATTGGTTCCTCCACCAAGCTGTGCAGCCCGATAATGTGCAGATCCATATTGATATTTGCATCACTCCCACCAGTAATCAAGAGATGCTggacaccacctccccaggcTTTGCTGCACTCATCCCACGTTCTGTTGTCGCAACCCCAACTGTGAACCTTGATCAGAAAGCGGGGTCAATAGCGGCAATTGGGGTAACAGAGCCTCACCAGGCTGGGGGCATCGAGGTACTAATAGATGGCGATGACTCTCTTTCGACACGTATTTTGAAGAGAAAGACGACGCAACCAGACAGGCAGAGACGAAGGCCGCCTTGGCTTATGAAGATGGCTGCTATCACTGCATCAGCTCCCGGTCGCATAGACTACTATGCACAGAGCTTGTGCCCCAGTACCACCACTTCAGTGACTTTCAAGAGAGGGACAGGGGAAACTCTACCTGGGTTCCCCTCTCAGTACAAGGGTGAGAGGGTGTGGACAGGATCCAAGTGGTTAGACCCCAACCTTGAGAAGAGTTACATCGTGCAGATCGACAAAGACGACTTGCTTGAGGTGGAGAATGCTCTCCGCCATTTTCAAGGTAATGGAGCCATGAACCTCCCGGCCCCTTGACCTGTGTTGATGAAGCTGACAGAAAGTGGTCATCAGGTCTGAACGTGCCGCCTGGTCTTTTAAGTCGCGACactttccctctccccaaggGGCTGAGCAACAGGCTTCGGAAGGTATCTCAAGACTGCTACAATGGTCGTGGGTTTGCCATTGTTCGTGGTATCTCTCCTGATCGTTtcaccgacgaggagaatGTGCTTGTCTTTGGCGGCATATCCTCGTACATCGCACCCACTCGCGGATTCCAAGATGTTCACCGTGAGCTTGTCACTTGCCATGTCCTGAGTGAGGATATGAGACCTGGCTCGAAGGAGCAGAATTTGAGACCTGCATTTACCAATGGCCGACTGGTGAGCCTCTGCTCCGGAACGTGAGAAGCAATTGGCTAACCCGATGAAGGCGTTCCATACCGACGTCGGCGATATTCTCGCTCTCCATACGCTGGGCGTATCCGATACAGGTGGTGAAACGATGATTGCCAGTGCTTGCCAAATCTACAACGAGATGGCAGAAAGTCGACATGATCTGATTCAAGAGCTTGCCCAAAACTGGGCTTTCTTCCAGTAAGTTGTGCTCTGAATACTTCAGTTTGTTGCAATTTGCTGATATGAGAATAGCTCCCAGGACTACTACACCGACGGGACTCCTCTCCTGACGAACGCCCCGGGGGACAAGTTGGTGTTCCAGTTCTCAAGGCTGCCCATCACAGGCTTTCGAAGCCAGGGTGCGAACCCCACTCTCCCTCCGCCCAGTGAGAAGCGTCTTGAGGCCAtggccaaggtggaagaACTGGCGTGGAAGCATGCTTTCCCGTTGCCTCGGGAACCTGGAGATATGGCGTACATCAACAACTTGTGTCTGATGCATGCTCGCAGCGCCTTTGACGTGGACAAAGAGGGCAACCCACTGCCCTCAAAGCGTCATCTCGTCAAGCTAATGCTGCAGGATCCAGAGTTGGCGTGGGAACTTCCTCAACATCTCGGCTGGTATCTGGAGCGTGTCTATGGCCCGAACCAAGAAGACGGGGGCAGGACTGAAAAATGGCAGCTCAGTGTGAAGGACGAATCATTGCCCGATGGTCGGATCTGGGCTGGCTCTGGAGCCCTCTCCAATGGCTAAGAGCATTCCCAAACTTTTCCCCTCTTAGTTGGTTGGTGCTATTGCCTCGTTGTCACTCCTTTCAGGATTCTTGTCCAGATGTTTGATGTTCATGGCTGCAGCCAGAATGATTACCATTGCCGCCAGTGAACAAGGCACAACTTCCATATTAGGTATTAGCAGGACTTCCTTTGGTCTCTTAGGTATGGAGATCATAGGGTGGCAGCAAACTCAAGAGACAGTACTCACAGAATGCGGTATGCATCCCATTTTCAAAAGCCACCAGAACTGCCGTGCGTGCACCTGTGTTGAGTCTCCTGACACTTTTCAAATCTCTCATGGCATCAAGAATAATTCTCTCCGTGGTCTTGGAATCACCCAGGCTGGAGCGAATGCCAATCTTTGCGACCGACCGAGTTATCGTAGACATAAGCGCCATGCCCAAGTCCGCTCCAAAAGTCTCGATGAGGTAGTACAATGCTAGTGTTTGAGGCCACCCTAAGATAGATATGTTAGCGCGTGAGGTTGTATGTCTGTGGACACGATAGGCAATACATTTCTTTTCCGTGCTCGACAAAGTGGCATAGAGCAGACAGCTCTGCCACAAGCCAGTACTGATaccaaaaacaacaagcAATGGCGCATGTTGCGCTAGTTCGGGTTCTTTGACTCGTCAGCATTGGCATTTGTCCAAGAAAACAAGACATCACCTTACTAATTAATCGCATAGCAAACAGAGAGCAGCATGCTCCCAATGCCATGGCGTTTGCAAGCATTATACGCTGCACTGGGAGGATATCGTTCTTAATTAGATACCCGCCAGAAATGGCACCGATGGGAAACCCAAGAAACACACAGGTCAAGGCCCAATCCTCAAGCGATGGGCCATCGAAGGCGCGTACTTGGATGTAAGGTGGTATGATGAAAACAATCTAAGTCTCGTTAGCAGCTAGCCAGACTGGATAAGGTACGAAGCGAGTAATCACACCGAATTCAAAATGGAAATAACTCCAAACACTTGAAACAGGACACTCAGATACTTCTTCGTGAAAATTGGTGTCATGTCAATAACGGGGAAAGAGGCGATCTTGAGCTCGTAGACCACGAATATCACCATAAACAACGGACCGAGAATGAGGAGGGCCACTTCTAGAGGATCTGTCCAGCGGAGAATATTGTCGCCGAGCGTGAAGGCAACGAGAGGTGTGGTTACCGCCAAAATGAGCAAcagccaacctcctccatctgcGTGGGATGGCAGCTGAGAGGGATCGCCGTGCTTGAGCAAAGTGGACTGTGAGTACCGTGCGTGACAGGCAATCTTTTTAAATGACCAATGAAGCACGACCACTCCAGTGAGGGCGAATAAGACCTCTAGGAGAAAGGCGCTGGTGGCCTGGTTAGCACGTGCCATACGACAAAAGGTTGCCTGAAAGTCGAGACACACGAATGCCAACCAAATGACCTGTACATCCAAGCACCCAGAGGCCCTGCTGCCATGCTAGTTCCCATTTCGATGCATGTAACAAAACTTTCCCAGATTGCGAGCTGTTTGACGCCAACAATTTCTACCCTTCGTCAGCACTTTCACTGTGTTCAGGTGTTGAATGACAAACCATTGATGACGATCATGGAGAGCAGAGTGATCCCTGATGAGCCAAAGCCCACGACAAATCTGGAGCCCAGGAGTTGCCAAAATGATGTGCTAATGGTGCTGTATGCCATGTCAGCGGCAGCTGAATCATATGCCTcagtaggtaggtaggcacaTACCAAAGGGTAAGCCCGAACGCGAATGATCCATACGCAATGAACATCATCCGTTTGATCCCATGATATGCGAGAAGGTAAGAGTACTGTGATGACATCAGCTTCGTGGACCTGAAAATCTAATGCTAGGTTCAAATGAGTACCACTGGCACAAAGATGGCTGAACATATCGACGCCGTAAGCATAACCCAGGATGCATCCTTGAAATGTTGAAGGTCAGAAGCTAGATTCAGTTTTTTTCGTCAGTAAGAGTCGTTCAGGGCTTGTTGTACGAAGACGCTCACCGAGACGGGAGTAGCTCGTGGCTAGAAACGCAATATCAAAAGCTTTCACAAAGATGCTTGACCGTGTTAAGGATGTTCGGTTGTGGTAAAGTCTGAAGATGCAAGGAGGACACACCCAGCCAGTAACGCGGGGCCCATCAACCACAAAAGACCGTTTTCAGAGGCGGTCGATGCCTCATCACGAGGACTTGATAAGGGGAGAAGCGGGTCCTCTTCATTCAGGTTGCTCGAGTTTGTTTCGTCGATCTGAGCATGGTCGGCAACTGCTGAGAGGAAAGTGCCCTCCGGCCTTGCATTGTGGTGGGTGGCAGCCATGACGCAGGATGGAGGGAGGACACACAATGGAGTGCTTACGGAAGCAGGGTGGAAGGAGGACAGTGGGATGCGTGATTTACATCGAACGAAAAGAATAATAACCCTCACAGATTCAAGCCTCAAAGCCCATCGAACCTTTTCACGTTCTGCCCAGCTTCGTGTTGCCTCTTGACCCGACGAGTGCTTGGAGATATCTGGGGCTGAGAAAGTTGCCGTGTGGTCGGATGTGTTGGCAGGTGGCAGATTGTTGCACAGCAGGCATGCCAGTCAGCCTGCAGGATCAAACTAAACCATTTGGGGCACTCGGCCTCGACTCTGCGACCCCTTTTCGACATTCGGCAAGCGTGCAACATGTGATTATCATCTTGATGGGCGCTCCCCGGGCGAGCCAAGAGTCCAGCAAGCCCCATCACACTATAAGTGATGAATTCTGCGTGTGGCCCAGGCGGGTTTTCAAAGCCAACAGTTCCAAAAACTGACTTCTCATAGGTACCGACTTCCCGTTTGGGCAttcgggggaggatgatgaccgTGTAGAAGTTATGTAGAGCTTTGACTGTGAAATGAAGAGTCAGTGATAGCTCAAAGATGGGGATAACATTTTGAGGCGCGTTCGGAATGTTATAAGAAAACTTCCGTCCGGCATCTCGGTTGAATCATATGTCCCCTTTCAGACAAAACAGATGCATCTAGTGTCTTGATACCTACCATGCAAAGTCCGAAATTTCCAACAACCTGCAGTCCTGTGGAGGGAGCCCATAGTCAGCTAAACAGAGGCAACAGTGTGCATGGTGACAGGTATGATCTCTACCTATCTGTGGCAGTGAGTGAGCAGCCACTAACTTTATATCAAAGGTCTCGTTCGAGACAGGCCTCACCGAAATCGGCGGGAAACACTATGGAACACGACCTCTTGGGAGTGGGTGCTTGGGTAATACCCTATCATGAAGTCACAGTCCCGTCTTCTGTCGAGATAGGCACGGCACAGGGTGGCAACAAATTCAGCTTGAGGGCCAAGTCAAAATTATGCAAACGATACGTCCACGCCATCATGCTACCCCCCGACAGTTCCCAACTTTGCACCACAGCTACATCCTATAATGCGAGACGAAGGATTAGTCTAGAGCACCATGTGCAGTTCGAAAGAAGGAGAGCCGAATATGGCATGCTGGAGCGATACTTGGAAGAGATGAACCGTCCGTTAATCTTTTCCCAATAGCGAAGCTGAACACAAAGAACCAAATCGTGGGTGGAGCATTTTTGTATAGTATATGAACGCGCTTGACATTCGGGAAGCGCCGTTCTGTGTTCGTGGGGGGCTCGGAAACCCATAAGTTGGAAACCTTACGAATGACGAAATGCATGATATTTCTGCTGTGTTAGATAGTGGGTTGTGAGAACGGCTTCTCCAAAGCGTCAATAACAAcatgctcttcttctccacccaCTCGTGCCGTGTCGGTGCCGACCAAAACGTAACCAAGTTCCTCATAAAGCTTCCTGCCCATTGGACTGGCCATAACAGTCAAAAtccaaccacctcttctcACGGATTCATCAACACCCCAGTCACACAGTCTGGTTCCAGCACCACGCTGGCGAAAGTCAGGGTGCGTTACGAGCATCCAAAGGTGAAGTTGCTCTTTCCCATACGACTCAAAGCATTTCGCAAATGTCCGTTCCATAGCGGCTGCGTATGCCTTCATGTGTTCCCGGTTACCATCCCGTCGTTCGTCAATGAAGAGATCTACTCCAGGTTACACAAGATCAGTCAGCCAGCTGGCACCAGAGTACAATAATCTTACCTCCGCCTTTGGCCTTGATGTGAACAGCAATATCCCAGACACCAATAGCAATGGGGAGGTCATCGAGTCCTGCCTCCTCATTGGTCACTGTGACAACGTTGAAGGCGAACTTTTCTGGCTGCTCTAGGTACTCCTCATACTGTCGGCGCGTGTACTTCCAGAAGTCCTCCGGGTATTTGTCGCGGTATGGAAACTTGTAGTTGCAACCTGGGTCGTCGGGAAAACCAGCCTGGATGACCCGAGTGATGGCGTCGAGGTCGTTCTTGGTGGCTTTCCGCATGACGAGAATCTCGGCACCATAACGCTCGCGGTACAATTCATAAGGTCCACCGCCCATGGTTGGTAATGCCGGATACTATCAGGCTCGGTCAGGCAGGGTGAAAGGTGTGGATGGCCCTTGCAATCGTCAGAGATGATCTGGAGGCTGAGCTGG from Podospora pseudoanserina strain CBS 124.78 chromosome 1, whole genome shotgun sequence includes:
- a CDS encoding hypothetical protein (EggNog:ENOG503P3VY; COG:S); its protein translation is MGGGPYELYRERYGAEILVMRKATKNDLDAITRVIQAGFPDDPGCNYKFPYRDKYPEDFWKYTRRQYEEYLEQPEKFAFNVVTVTNEEAGLDDLPIAIGVWDIAVHIKAKGGDLFIDERRDGNREHMKAYAAAMERTFAKCFESYGKEQLHLWMLVTHPDFRQRGAGTRLCDWGVDESVRRGGWILTVMASPMGRKLYEELGYVLVGTDTARVGGEEEHVVIDALEKPFSQPTI
- a CDS encoding hypothetical protein (COG:S; EggNog:ENOG503NZ79); the encoded protein is MSPVYPVTGIKAGVTGTTVPLRLEVDTWYPGQTPEHLIQNNLFIWALRFLQERDPDHKLSFFQIAGIHGMPYQPWDEDTDAITANEGYCTHDSLLFPSWHRPYMLLYEQVLYEIMVKQVIPQLPEDKQQEWTDAAATWRLPYWDWAQKKTREGQDETLYDVPLITKQPRISVIDLKDGVTVFYIDNPMYKFTMPDEERMGCFGIGDIQDTDANNNITTIPFSKAQATSRWATYEPESDTVSTQWTEGTVRNSLITSTLNEHPWYGKGIDNVPLAEMVYRLYVHDYIASYTQFATTKFRTSPDYDPGSPAAYLNLEYIHNNIHNWTGGFDKYVGHMAEPAVAAYDPIFWMHHANVDRQFALWQGISLLDPTKNWFESRNEQLQDDGNWYIRTGDLDTPSTPLAPFHKDAEGNYYTSDDVRDIHKLGYTYPELQPWLDKYKDTHGNFDASLYVADIKAMIKAIYSPGEIGAPTEISSIPRSLTSPLGQPDFNKDIIVNVTYNRFALNGIPYTIYFFLGAPFPLPPTPTPFTPTPNTSASFTPSPTPSTATAPPPAAATAAAKPSPTPNPALKSPSPARSSPDTRPSTTATCLTHTGSDIDIPEEAPFVEISVYHRNAKFDDVGNAARYERVERATRSKPGGYRSVTA
- a CDS encoding hypothetical protein (COG:S; EggNog:ENOG503PXFB), which translates into the protein MSFNFLPNTALAACVNDAGEIFTYAQTYNGELVEIKGKLAGNPATYEVTGDQTGIGLTKESGSAPAKRFTPLAAINSKSIYYNAKRLVFFVDKQNYLRDIYFNGTKWAEGELYDQRWQCAPYSKLAAVRLVSHGGYDFVCLYYQDTSDTGNIVLVNHSPTYKWQTGNPPLDDPPLVGTALTAVPPQPGIEVIRYNNPTDTDDPVVFFQYDKLELGSSQDQGPNDYATYSINDKTITLSAHSAITAVDDKSNFWAFYTTDLQNQIFRLKVDASGAVTQPQPVVLANNPIPGSSLASIIVKGSPDVIVLFYLLHYEPVKETTQEINVFAATLTAKSGGVDAWDVDGGVCLTAGNS
- a CDS encoding hypothetical protein (COG:U; EggNog:ENOG503PTCD); the protein is MAATHHNARPEGTFLSAVADHAQIDETNSSNLNEEDPLLPLSSPRDEASTASENGLLWLMGPALLAGIFVKAFDIAFLATSYSRLASDLQHFKDASWVMLTASICSAIFVPVYSYLLAYHGIKRMMFIAYGSFAFGLTLCTISTSFWQLLGSRFVVGFGSSGITLLSMIVINEIVGVKQLAIWESFVTCIEMGTSMAAGPLGAWMYRSFGWHSAFLLEVLFALTGVVVLHWSFKKIACHARYSQSTLLKHGDPSQLPSHADGGGWLLLILAVTTPLVAFTLGDNILRWTDPLEVALLILGPLFMVIFVVYELKIASFPVIDMTPIFTKKYLSVLFQVFGVISILNSIVFIIPPYIQVRAFDGPSLEDWALTCVFLGFPIGAISGGYLIKNDILPVQRIMLANAMALGACCSLFAMRLIKPELAQHAPLLVVFGISTGLWQSCLLYATLSSTEKKWWPQTLALYYLIETFGADLGMALMSTITRSVAKIGIRSSLGDSKTTERIILDAMRDLKSVRRLNTGARTAVLVAFENGMHTAFFVPCSLAAMVIILAAAMNIKHLDKNPERSDNEAIAPTN
- a CDS encoding hypothetical protein (EggNog:ENOG503P208; COG:S), whose amino-acid sequence is MLDTTSPGFAALIPRSVVATPTVNLDQKAGSIAAIGVTEPHQAGGIEVLIDGDDSLSTRILKRKTTQPDRQRRRPPWLMKMAAITASAPGRIDYYAQSLCPSTTTSVTFKRGTGETLPGFPSQYKGERVWTGSKWLDPNLEKSYIVQIDKDDLLEVENALRHFQGLNVPPGLLSRDTFPLPKGLSNRLRKVSQDCYNGRGFAIVRGISPDRFTDEENVLVFGGISSYIAPTRGFQDVHRELVTCHVLSEDMRPGSKEQNLRPAFTNGRLAFHTDVGDILALHTLGVSDTGGETMIASACQIYNEMAESRHDLIQELAQNWAFFHSQDYYTDGTPLLTNAPGDKLVFQFSRLPITGFRSQGANPTLPPPSEKRLEAMAKVEELAWKHAFPLPREPGDMAYINNLCLMHARSAFDVDKEGNPLPSKRHLVKLMLQDPELAWELPQHLGWYLERVYGPNQEDGGRTEKWQLSVKDESLPDGRIWAGSGALSNG